The genomic segment catttactggtcatatatgacaacaacaacagcaacaaataaacaaacaaataaataacatgttaatataaataatatgtttaaaaggtttttaataaataaaataatgccctctgttattacaggtgtgcatgatgtgCATGATCtacgcatctctctctctctatccatctatctatccctccctatcccatctcgttctatcacctctctcttcatctccccttctctatgcaacggccctatcccccacttgattgacttgacttgattcattgattgcatttctaataataaaagttgtttattttgttaacctaacatgttttgtgttggctcaatttaccccacacagtggctcatcttaccctgtgcatggggtaagttgagccacttgacattttttttcaagaggtaatatcactctaaccataagagcttatcaattattttttgctcagatagtaacagtacactttgaaatttggtatggtgtgtagactggaagcaaaaatggctttaacatgtagttatgatgaaaaatgtaaaaagtggctcatcttaccccgctctcccctacaaggTCAAACCCTGAATTGTGTTCTACCTTGTTTCTCCTGCTGACATAAATAGACATTTTGGCCTGCCCAATGATAAAATTCAGCAGTTGACACTTATTCCTCTGCTTCCTTGTGTATTTAAAACCAAGAATAAAAATTTCCATTGAAAACTGTTCAttaaaaagaccaaacaatctttttaaaattgaaaataaagACTCTAAGTGTGTACAATGCATAAAAGCATGAAAAACAGTTTCTCTTTGTGTGCAAAAAGGGCAATCATGACTCACTTCAGGatttaaaacacaaataaaagaatTGACAGCAACTGTGCCATGTAAAACTCTCCATTGCAAATCCCCAACCCTTTTATTTAATGGGGACTTGTAAAGTGCTCTCCAGTGTGGTTTGACTTGCTGTTCTACTTGTAGAACAGCGCGCCATGGTGTATCCACTCTAGCTTCAAGGCACTTACTATTCAAAAATTTCACACAAAGATTATAAAATATTTTCCAGATGCTCGACGTGACCCCAGAAACATGATATCATTTTTCAAAAAAGCATTTGAAACTTCAGAAGATACAGTAAAACATGGTATTAGATCCCTCTCATTAGGACTAAGTAGATCCTTTTTGTACTGATCCAGCAACATTAAACTCCCTTCTGTCAACTGGGACTGTAGTTCTAAAAGGAATCTTGCAGCTACACGAATGGATCTCATTCCCAGGTGCTCAGCCACTACCTCAGGATTCTCAAAACCTGGCCCTGCCAGATTCAAAAGATCCTTCAAAGTGATGATCCCAGCCTTTAAAAACATCTCAGAAAAGGAAGTAAACTGCTTCTCTTGTGTGAAGTCCAGGAGTGAGCCATATATAAGTGGCTCCTTCAGTAGCCAAAACAGAGAATCTGTATTAAGTGGTCTATAGACCTTTAAAAAGTTCCAAACCTTAAAAGTATTCCGGTAAAAAACAGGGAATTTATTTAAATCCATCATGGAAGGGTTCATCCAAAAGAGGGTTCTGTCCAATCCCAGGCTCTTAAATGTCCTCAGGATCGCACAGGCCACAACTTTCCAGCTAGAGTCTACGGTGCCCTCCAGCAGTCTCTGTATGAATTGGAGCCTGAAGGCTGCAGTTCTACTTTGCAGGTGAACCAGCCCTTGTCCACCTTCATCCTTAGGCAAAAACAGTACACCTTGTTGAACCCAGTGTAGACCATCCCCCAAAAAAATCAACTAATATTGATTGTACTTTGGACAGAAACTGTGCAGGAGGGTCTATACAGGCAAGCCTATGCCAAAGGGATGAAGCCACCAGGTTATTTACTATTAGAACACGCCCTCTATAGGACAATTGCTTAACCAAGAAATTCCACCTACTGAGACGGCCCTTAATCTTTTCAATAGTTCCCTCaaaatgtttttgtttaaaaCTTTCATCACCCAGGAAAACCCCCAGATATTTAAAACCATCCCTGGACCATGTTAAGCCTCCTGGGAGGCATGGTGCACCATGAGACCACTTACCAGCCAACAAAGCCACACTCTTCGCCCAGTTAAATCTGGCAGAAGATAAAATGTTAAAATCATCGAAAACTTCAACCATACTGTCTACATCCCTTTGGTTTCCAACCAGAATGGCCACATCATCAGCGTAAGCTGATAACTTAAAAGAACAAACACAATCAGGAAGAGTTACACCCTGCAGTTTGGCTCTCAACTGAATTAAAAGAGGCTCAATGGCCAAAGAATACAACATGCCAGAAAGGGGACATCCTTGTCTAATTCCCCTTAAAACTTTAAAAGGAGCAAGTCCCCATTAATTTTTACAGTTTTTCTccattggtttggctcatttcttgaaactgagatgacattctcATAACTATAAGGCAATTTGGCCAAACAGACTTACAGTTCTGCACAACACTTCAGATAACCAGCAAAATGTCATTTGTCTCCCAAAACTACTCATCCATGCTTCAAAATGAAATCCCTTTCCCATCTAAATAGTCAGTACCATAAAAATGGCATAAATCCTTCTCAATTGCTTTGGcacattttcattcattcagttcTTCTGTCAAAATAACTTGGATGGTACAGCACAACTACATGGATCACCTGGCAATGTTTGTACAGCTCCCAAAACAGTTTACCCATCTGTCAAAACTACATTCCCTTCTCATATAACTAGTCAGTGCCTCCAAAATGCATTGTCCCTTTGGTATTGTGTAAGTACTGCGAGTCAAAATGCTTAGACGCTTTGTCATGGCATATGTCTAACTATAGGAATACAgttttcacaccacacacacatgctgcACTCATTCTGCCGAGGAATTTTCATTTTCATTCTCAGCTAACGTAAATTGTACACATTACTGTAGGTAGGGAACAATAAAAAGGAAAATGTATACtctgtgtatactgtgtacacaaaatacaaaaacccacaaaaacaaacaaaaaatgaataCTGTAAATAAAGAGTCACAAATGAAGACATTTTGTTTAGTCGCGGTCACTCCCCTCTCTCGCCTGGTCACCATCCTCATCTTCCTGGCCATCCATTCTCTGTGCTCTGTTCGGCCACAGATTCTCATCAACATCACATCTGATGTTTTCTCTTGAGATGCAGCGTGGGAAGAAGCGTCGTGAATGCCTGAGCCATCCTCTACACTGATCACCTGTTATATCCTCACAGGCAGCATCCATAGCATTGAGGAGAGACCTCTGGTTTTCGGCATGGTGTTCATATACTCTCCATCTCCAAGCAGAGAAAAAACTCCTCGATAGGATTCAGGAATGGAGAATATGGTGGTAACAAGACATTATGCATTCTTGGATGCATGTTGAACCATGCCCGGATGCGTGGACCACGGTGGAAATTAACATTGTCCCATACAATGACAAACTGGGGTAGGTGGGGCCCTTCAAGACCCCTCTCATTTTCTGGGACCAAATATACATATAGTTGATCCAGGAAACGGAGGAGTTTCTCTGTGTTATATGGGCCCAAGCTTGCAGTGTGGGTGGCCACACCATTTTCTGAAATAGCCGCGCACATGGTTATATTTCCCCCCCGCTGGCCTGGGACATCCACTGTGGCCCGCTGGCCAATGATGTTTCGGCCACGCCTGTGGCCCTTGGCCAGGTTGAAGCCTGCCTCATCAACAAACACTAGGATGTGTGGTGTTTCACTCCCCTCCAGTGCCAGGATTCTCTGGAAAAGAGAGagagtaaaaaaaaatcaatcatgtaGATGGGTCATATGGTCACAGCAATGCTACACAATATGTTCTTCACAAAGTCAATATAACCCACTGTGGTTCCAATCCTAGAGTGCAGACTTATGCAGATTTTCCGGGGTAgtttttgatacaaagagaacagAGACATACTGTTGACAGTGTTCTGTTACAGTTCAGCAAAATGCTGTGGTCATATATTGTAAAGCTGGAATCCAAAGGTAAAGAGGAGGATACTGAAACCCTCAGAAATTGGAACCTCTGCAGTGTTGGCTACTTATAGGTTACAAAATGATAGACAATGAATAATTGACTTACCTGCACATACTGGTACCGCAGCTCTTTTACTCTGGCAGTGTTCCTATCAAATGGTACTCTGTATATCTGTTTCATGGTGATTAGGTTCTTCTTCAGAACCCGGTCTATTGTTGATATGCTGATggagttgatgttttggaagacGCCATTGTTTTGGAGGACTGCATCCCGGATCTGTGTCAGTGTTATGGCATTATTTGCTATCACCATGTTACAGATCTCCTGTTCTTGGCGATCGGTTAGAAGTTTTCTTCTTCCACCCGCATGAGGTTGTCGGCCAATCCTGCACATAGACAACATAACTATTTGTTGTCCTTGCCTTATGTGTTTGTTACAGATTATCAATCACTGTACAGTAATGACTGCATTACACACCACTTTACTGTATTTGTAGGCTACTGTACTTACAATTGCACTGCCATTCTATTGCGAATTCTTGCTGTATTTTGTCCAATTTACAACAGTATTTCCTTTGTCATTCTACAGTAGTGAACATTCTACAGTAGTGAACCTCTGTGACTTCACATCGAGGTAAGATTTTCGGCCTGGGTCtaaacacacatgcatgcacgcacgcacgcac from the Neoarius graeffei isolate fNeoGra1 chromosome 2, fNeoGra1.pri, whole genome shotgun sequence genome contains:
- the LOC132870787 gene encoding uncharacterized protein LOC132870787, whose translation is MAEAGRRVQPNVPRSTVSSIIQTFRRENRIGRQPHAGGRRKLLTDRQEQEICNMVIANNAITLTQIRDAVLQNNGVFQNINSISISTIDRVLKKNLITMKQIYRVPFDRNTARVKELRYQYVQRILALEGSETPHILVFVDEAGFNLAKGHRRGRNIIGQRATVDVPGQRGGNITMCAAISENGVATHTASLGPYNTEKLLRFLDQLYVYLVPENERGLEGPHLPQFVIVWDNVNFHRGPRIRAWFNMHPRMHNVLLPPYSPFLNPIEEFFLCLEMESI